In a single window of the Candidatus Methylomirabilota bacterium genome:
- the rimM gene encoding 16S rRNA processing protein RimM — MAEQHLALGKVVKAWGLKGELKVQPYADSIEMVAEISPLYLKRAGGDLAEYAVERVRRSGPAWIVQLRGVQTVEHAEQLVGRELLIPRSAAPTLPEGSYYHADLIDLRVVTEEGRELGQIAEILETGANDVYVVRGEGSEWLLPATREVVRRVDLAQGMMVVRLLEGMIEAEAV, encoded by the coding sequence ATGGCCGAACAGCACCTCGCGCTGGGCAAGGTGGTCAAGGCGTGGGGGCTCAAGGGGGAATTGAAGGTCCAGCCGTACGCCGACTCGATCGAGATGGTCGCCGAGATCTCGCCCCTGTACCTCAAGCGCGCCGGGGGCGATCTCGCTGAGTACGCTGTCGAGCGGGTGCGGCGGTCCGGCCCGGCCTGGATCGTCCAGTTGCGAGGCGTGCAGACCGTTGAGCACGCGGAGCAACTGGTCGGGCGTGAACTGCTCATTCCCAGATCGGCTGCCCCAACCCTTCCAGAAGGGAGTTATTATCACGCCGATCTCATCGACCTTCGAGTCGTGACAGAAGAAGGGCGAGAGCTCGGACAGATCGCCGAAATCCTGGAGACGGGCGCCAACGACGTGTACGTCGTCCGTGGCGAAGGTTCGGAATGGCTGCTGCCTGCGACCAGAGAGGTTGTGAGACGGGTTGATCTTGCACAGGGGATGATGGTGGTCCGTCTCCTGGAGGGGATGATCGAAGCTGAGGCGGTATGA
- a CDS encoding RNA-binding protein has protein sequence MEEALALKELVERMAKALVDSPDQVTVETAEEDNAMVLRLRVASSDVGRVIGKQGRTAKAMRTVLHAIAARSKRRAILEILE, from the coding sequence ATGGAGGAAGCACTGGCGCTGAAAGAGCTGGTGGAACGGATGGCCAAGGCGCTGGTGGACAGTCCGGATCAGGTGACCGTCGAGACGGCAGAAGAGGACAACGCAATGGTCCTCCGCCTGCGGGTCGCCTCCTCCGACGTCGGCAGGGTCATCGGAAAGCAAGGCCGGACGGCCAAGGCGATGCGCACCGTACTGCACGCCATTGCCGCCAGGTCAAAGCGCCGGGCGATTCTGGAGATCCTGGAATAG
- the rpsP gene encoding 30S ribosomal protein S16 yields MAVKIKLRRMGAKKHPFYRLVVGDEPVAAGGKALETLGTYDPHGEPPALSVQAERALHWLQRGAEPTDSARQLLRRAGVMRQLAELKGAAKGR; encoded by the coding sequence ATGGCAGTCAAGATCAAATTGCGGCGGATGGGGGCAAAGAAGCACCCCTTCTATCGCCTGGTGGTGGGAGACGAGCCCGTCGCGGCGGGCGGCAAGGCGCTGGAGACCCTGGGCACCTACGATCCTCACGGAGAGCCGCCTGCGCTCTCTGTGCAGGCCGAACGCGCACTACATTGGCTGCAACGGGGTGCGGAGCCGACCGACAGCGCCCGGCAGCTCTTACGGCGCGCCGGTGTCATGCGGCAACTGGCCGAGCTGAAGGGCGCAGCCAAGGGTCGGTAA
- a CDS encoding signal recognition particle protein, giving the protein MFEGLTERLGLVLKKLRGHGRLSEENIAEALREVRLALLEADVNFKVVKGFIERVRERAVGRDVLESLTPGQQVVKVVYEELVEVLGKTRAPLTYASEPPTTIMLVGLHGSGKTTTSAKLARWFVSEGRSPLLVAADTVRPAAREQLQTLGRALSVPVYAGPGSALQVCQEARRLAKERGHNPVILDTSGRLHIDEPLMQELVAIAAATAPTERLMVADAMTGQDAVNSALRFNADLDLTGFILTKLDGDSRGGAALSIRSVTGKPIKFIGVGEKPDALEPFHPERLASRILGMGDILTLVEKAQARVDQKQAQELVRKVRAEGFTLEDFRLQLQQLKDIGPLDQVMEMIPGLSRHKGLADSVSAEREFKQAEAIINSMTRKEREVPEILNGSRRRRVAAGSGTSVADVNRMLKQFTQARKLMKHVMPGGSGAKARMARRLRSFMGV; this is encoded by the coding sequence GTGTTTGAAGGACTTACAGAACGTTTAGGTCTGGTCCTGAAAAAGCTTCGTGGCCACGGGCGGCTCAGCGAGGAGAATATCGCCGAGGCGCTTCGAGAGGTGCGGCTCGCGCTGCTCGAGGCCGATGTCAACTTCAAGGTGGTCAAGGGGTTCATCGAGCGCGTCCGTGAGCGGGCTGTCGGCCGTGACGTCTTAGAGAGCCTGACCCCCGGACAACAGGTCGTCAAGGTCGTCTACGAAGAGTTGGTCGAGGTGCTCGGCAAGACACGCGCCCCGCTGACCTATGCGTCCGAGCCCCCGACGACCATCATGCTGGTCGGACTGCATGGCTCCGGCAAGACGACGACGTCGGCCAAGCTGGCCCGATGGTTCGTGTCGGAGGGGCGGTCGCCGCTCCTGGTGGCGGCAGACACGGTCAGGCCGGCGGCCAGGGAGCAGCTTCAGACCCTGGGACGGGCCCTCAGCGTCCCGGTCTACGCCGGACCCGGCTCTGCGCTGCAGGTCTGCCAGGAGGCGAGGCGGCTGGCGAAGGAGCGCGGGCACAATCCGGTCATTCTGGACACCTCCGGGCGGCTCCATATCGATGAGCCGCTGATGCAGGAGCTGGTGGCGATCGCAGCGGCCACCGCGCCGACCGAACGGCTGATGGTGGCCGACGCCATGACCGGACAGGATGCGGTCAACTCCGCCCTCCGGTTCAACGCGGATCTGGACCTGACCGGGTTCATTCTGACCAAGTTGGATGGTGATTCCCGAGGCGGCGCGGCACTCTCGATCCGGTCGGTGACGGGAAAGCCGATCAAGTTCATCGGCGTCGGCGAGAAACCGGACGCCCTGGAACCGTTCCACCCCGAACGACTGGCGTCCCGGATCCTCGGGATGGGCGACATCCTGACCCTTGTGGAAAAGGCGCAGGCGAGGGTCGATCAGAAACAGGCCCAGGAGTTGGTCAGGAAGGTTCGCGCCGAGGGCTTTACGCTGGAAGACTTCCGCCTGCAGCTCCAGCAACTGAAGGACATCGGACCCCTCGATCAGGTCATGGAGATGATCCCGGGGTTGTCGCGGCACAAGGGTCTGGCTGATAGCGTTTCGGCAGAGCGGGAGTTCAAGCAGGCCGAGGCGATTATCAACTCCATGACGCGGAAGGAGCGGGAGGTTCCCGAGATTCTGAATGGGAGCCGCCGCCGCCGGGTTGCCGCCGGAAGCGGGACATCGGTGGCGGACGTGAACCGTATGCTGAAACAGTTCACCCAGGCCAGGAAACTGATGAAACATGTCATGCCTGGGGGTAGCGGGGCGAAGGCAAGAATGGCGAGGCGCCTTCGGTCCTTCATGGGTGTATGA
- a CDS encoding pyruvate dehydrogenase, translating into MRTMCFTQAIDDALTQAMADDPRILVFGEDTPLLRRDLLARFGPARVRGTPISEGAFLGAAVSAAMAGLRPVVEVYMVDFLGVCMDAVLNHAAKIKTFSGGTWTAPVVVRAPCGGGYGDGGQHEQSLWGWLAHIPGLTVLVPSTPADAGGLMLAALQHDGPVIFLEHKLLSETWLEFLGSGGRRTVQYEVPVEGAKGAVPQRWEPLPIGKAVLRRTGSDIAIVSVGVGVHRATEAARALESEGISAAVLDLRTVSPLDKTAVRDMVAQTGRLLVVDEDYEGFGLSGELSAVVLEAGLTCTYARVCTQTTIPYTRRLEDQVLPNSSRICAAARQLVSS; encoded by the coding sequence ATGAGGACCATGTGTTTTACACAGGCCATTGATGATGCGCTTACCCAGGCCATGGCAGACGACCCGCGCATTCTCGTGTTTGGCGAAGATACCCCATTGCTGCGACGTGACCTGCTGGCGCGATTCGGCCCCGCACGGGTTCGAGGAACCCCCATCAGCGAAGGCGCCTTTCTGGGGGCCGCCGTGTCTGCGGCCATGGCCGGTTTACGTCCGGTGGTAGAGGTCTATATGGTGGATTTTCTCGGGGTCTGCATGGATGCCGTGCTCAACCATGCCGCCAAGATCAAGACGTTTTCAGGCGGCACATGGACAGCGCCGGTCGTGGTGCGTGCACCGTGCGGCGGCGGGTACGGCGACGGGGGACAGCACGAGCAGTCGCTATGGGGCTGGCTGGCACATATCCCGGGGCTCACCGTCCTGGTTCCATCCACGCCAGCCGATGCTGGGGGGCTGATGCTGGCTGCGCTGCAGCACGATGGGCCGGTGATCTTCCTCGAGCACAAACTCCTCTCGGAAACCTGGCTGGAGTTTCTCGGTTCTGGTGGCCGACGGACGGTTCAGTACGAAGTTCCTGTAGAGGGCGCAAAAGGGGCTGTGCCTCAAAGGTGGGAGCCCCTTCCCATCGGGAAGGCCGTGCTGCGCCGGACAGGGAGCGACATCGCCATCGTCAGCGTGGGCGTGGGGGTACATCGCGCAACAGAGGCGGCACGGGCCCTTGAGTCGGAAGGTATCTCCGCGGCTGTACTGGACCTGCGCACCGTCTCTCCGTTGGACAAGACAGCCGTTCGTGATATGGTCGCACAAACCGGGCGTTTGTTGGTTGTAGACGAAGACTATGAGGGCTTTGGCCTTTCGGGGGAATTGTCGGCAGTGGTGTTGGAGGCGGGTCTCACCTGCACGTACGCGCGTGTCTGTACGCAGACGACGATCCCCTATACCCGCCGTCTGGAAGACCAGGTACTGCCAAATTCGTCGCGCATCTGTGCCGCCGCCAGGCAGCTTGTGTCGTCATGA
- a CDS encoding pyruvate dehydrogenase: protein MSPELWSLYALMLKSRLFEEAIAKLWHDGLISGEMHLGTGEEAIIAGVVSQLQDGDAMALDHRGTAALLMRGVDPVLILRELLGYPDGLCGGMGGHMHLLSKAHLAASSGIVGATGPAAVGFALAAQYQRPGTIAVAFFGEGAVNQGMLMESMNLASVWQLPVLFICKDDGWAITTQSDTVTAGNVIERARGLGIPAVDVDGGNVSDVWEAAHSAIERARSGRGPTFLHARCVHIEGHFLGFHLLRVVRDPLRELPTIVSPLTRSLLRPGGAAWRERLAGLKAVCAAVLSTLRDPRRDSAHDPVCRVRTTMQSDPPHLQELEERVEQEIGDVLSTALAQVPP from the coding sequence ATGTCACCCGAATTGTGGTCGCTCTATGCCCTTATGCTGAAAAGTCGTCTGTTCGAAGAGGCCATTGCCAAGCTCTGGCATGACGGCCTGATCTCGGGCGAGATGCACCTGGGAACGGGCGAAGAGGCGATCATCGCAGGCGTTGTGAGCCAACTGCAGGACGGCGACGCCATGGCATTGGATCATCGGGGCACTGCGGCGCTGCTTATGCGCGGCGTCGACCCCGTCTTGATCCTGCGTGAACTGCTCGGTTATCCTGACGGACTGTGCGGCGGCATGGGCGGGCATATGCACCTGTTGTCGAAAGCGCACCTGGCCGCTTCTTCCGGAATCGTCGGCGCAACCGGACCGGCCGCCGTTGGTTTCGCACTCGCGGCGCAATACCAGCGCCCAGGCACGATCGCCGTGGCCTTCTTCGGCGAAGGGGCGGTGAACCAGGGGATGTTGATGGAATCGATGAACCTGGCATCAGTCTGGCAGTTGCCGGTGTTATTTATCTGCAAGGACGACGGCTGGGCCATCACCACTCAATCCGACACCGTGACCGCCGGTAATGTGATCGAACGCGCCCGCGGATTGGGTATCCCCGCCGTCGACGTTGACGGCGGCAATGTATCGGACGTGTGGGAGGCTGCCCATTCGGCCATCGAACGCGCCCGTTCCGGCCGGGGACCGACCTTCTTACACGCGCGATGCGTGCACATCGAAGGGCACTTTTTGGGCTTTCATCTGTTGAGGGTCGTGCGCGATCCGCTCAGAGAACTACCCACTATCGTTAGCCCGCTTACGCGTTCGTTGTTGCGTCCCGGCGGGGCGGCGTGGCGCGAACGACTGGCAGGTCTGAAGGCCGTGTGCGCAGCGGTACTCTCAACATTGCGCGATCCGCGTCGAGATTCGGCGCATGATCCGGTCTGCCGGGTACGCACCACCATGCAGTCCGACCCGCCACACCTACAGGAGCTGGAAGAGCGGGTTGAACAAGAGATCGGCGATGTACTCTCGACTGCGCTGGCGCAGGTACCTCCATGA
- a CDS encoding toxin-antitoxin system HicB family antitoxin: MKKSVIEYPFEIHPLSKDEGGGYAILFPDLPGCRSDGATPEEAIKNGRDALASWLAVAREFGDKIPSPFSAASGRFVQRVPRSLHAQLIAQAETEGVSLNTLVVSLVSQGLGRRQVTPRRLTARSSQARARAVRAG; the protein is encoded by the coding sequence ATGAAAAAGTCCGTGATCGAGTACCCATTTGAGATCCACCCTCTCTCGAAGGACGAAGGGGGCGGCTACGCCATTCTTTTTCCAGACCTCCCGGGCTGCCGGTCCGATGGCGCCACACCGGAGGAGGCCATCAAGAATGGGCGTGACGCCCTGGCGTCCTGGCTGGCAGTCGCGCGCGAATTCGGGGACAAGATTCCCAGCCCCTTCTCTGCCGCGAGCGGGCGTTTTGTCCAACGCGTACCGCGTTCGCTGCACGCGCAACTGATTGCGCAGGCCGAGACCGAGGGCGTCTCACTGAACACACTCGTCGTGTCGCTTGTATCTCAAGGTCTTGGACGTCGCCAAGTCACACCCCGTCGTCTAACTGCGCGCTCATCCCAGGCGCGCGCGAGAGCGGTTCGCGCCGGTTAG
- a CDS encoding type II toxin-antitoxin system HicB family antitoxin: MKDYHINIFYSDEDGGYIADIPDLKFCSAFGETPNEALAEVLKTKAAWLKAARAAKKPIPKPSFRPAIYQVA, translated from the coding sequence ATGAAGGATTACCACATCAACATCTTCTACAGTGATGAAGACGGCGGCTATATCGCTGATATCCCCGACTTGAAGTTCTGCTCTGCGTTTGGCGAAACCCCGAACGAAGCGCTGGCGGAAGTCCTGAAGACGAAAGCAGCTTGGCTCAAGGCGGCACGAGCAGCCAAGAAGCCCATCCCCAAACCATCCTTTCGACCGGCGATCTATCAGGTGGCGTAA
- a CDS encoding transcriptional regulator — MSTLTKDLQSHWANIRPILTIRNEREYDPAIKRLNELLDEIGDNERHPLFGLLDTLGTLIHVYEETHHPMPECTGAEILRFFIEEHGLNQSDLSEIGSQGVVSEILNGKRELNIRQIRLLAKRFQVSPAVFI, encoded by the coding sequence ATGAGCACTCTCACGAAAGACCTCCAAAGTCATTGGGCCAATATCCGCCCCATCCTTACGATTCGCAATGAGCGCGAATACGACCCAGCGATCAAACGGCTCAATGAATTACTGGATGAAATCGGTGATAACGAGCGCCATCCCCTGTTTGGTCTGTTGGATACGCTGGGCACGTTGATCCACGTGTACGAGGAAACGCATCATCCGATGCCTGAATGTACTGGCGCTGAGATACTTCGGTTTTTCATAGAAGAGCATGGATTGAACCAATCGGACTTGTCAGAGATCGGCTCTCAGGGGGTCGTGTCCGAAATCCTGAACGGCAAGCGGGAATTGAATATTCGCCAGATTCGTCTTTTGGCAAAGCGGTTTCAGGTGTCACCCGCCGTGTTCATCTGA
- a CDS encoding FmdB family transcriptional regulator, with translation MPIYEYACNGCRKRVSLLVRNINNPETPACPRCGGQELTRLLSRFAVVKSEESRFERMADPGNFGDLDENDPKSIARWAKRMGKEMGEDVGEDFDEMMDQAMEEEGAAGGGAEAEE, from the coding sequence ATGCCGATTTATGAATATGCCTGCAACGGGTGCCGGAAGCGGGTGAGTCTGCTGGTCCGGAATATCAATAATCCCGAGACGCCTGCGTGTCCCCGCTGCGGGGGTCAGGAGCTGACGCGGCTGCTGTCGCGGTTTGCGGTGGTTAAGTCCGAGGAGAGTCGCTTTGAGCGGATGGCCGATCCCGGCAATTTCGGCGATCTGGACGAAAACGATCCGAAGAGTATCGCCCGCTGGGCCAAGCGGATGGGGAAGGAGATGGGCGAGGATGTCGGCGAGGACTTTGATGAGATGATGGACCAGGCGATGGAGGAGGAGGGCGCCGCCGGGGGAGGGGCGGAGGCGGAGGAGTAG
- a CDS encoding aminotransferase: MKKRHLLAPGPTPVFPDALLAMARPILYHRGPEYEVLLGRVREGLRYLFQTKNEVLLFTSSGTGGMEGAVINTLSPGDRALVIRSGKFGERWGEICEAYGLQPQYIDVEWGRAVEPDTVAAALAADPAIKAVFATHTESSTGVLHDIEAIARIVGKTPAILVVDAIMSLGVADLPMDAWGVDIVVGGSQKGLMIPPGLAFCAVSEKAWAMVRQSRLPKFYFNFQAERKSLEKNQNTFTPAVSLVMALHESLAAIRTEGLTALFARHDRLARATRAGVRALGLELFADPPTPALTAVAAPQGIEAGAIVKTLRNVHGITISGGQAQLKGKIFRLAHLGYADESDVVLCLAALERTLSDLGYPVKLGEGVRAAQEVLAQAG; encoded by the coding sequence ATGAAAAAGCGACATCTGTTGGCACCCGGCCCGACCCCGGTCTTTCCGGATGCCCTGCTGGCGATGGCCAGGCCGATCCTGTACCATCGTGGTCCGGAGTACGAGGTCCTGCTGGGTCGAGTCCGAGAGGGGCTGAGGTATCTCTTTCAGACCAAGAACGAGGTATTGCTGTTCACCTCATCGGGTACCGGCGGGATGGAGGGCGCAGTGATCAATACGCTCTCGCCCGGCGACCGGGCCCTGGTCATCCGAAGTGGAAAGTTCGGCGAGCGCTGGGGGGAGATCTGCGAGGCCTACGGCCTGCAGCCGCAGTATATCGATGTGGAGTGGGGGAGGGCGGTCGAGCCCGACACGGTAGCCGCGGCCCTCGCCGCCGATCCGGCCATCAAGGCGGTCTTTGCCACCCACACCGAGAGCTCAACGGGGGTCCTGCACGACATCGAGGCCATCGCCCGGATCGTCGGAAAGACACCCGCTATCCTGGTCGTCGACGCCATCATGAGCTTGGGGGTGGCGGACCTGCCGATGGATGCCTGGGGGGTGGATATCGTCGTGGGCGGCTCCCAGAAGGGGCTGATGATCCCGCCCGGCCTCGCCTTTTGCGCCGTCTCCGAGAAGGCGTGGGCGATGGTGCGACAATCCCGCCTGCCGAAGTTCTATTTCAACTTCCAGGCGGAGCGAAAGAGTCTGGAGAAGAACCAGAACACCTTCACCCCGGCGGTCTCACTGGTCATGGCGCTTCACGAGTCCCTGGCGGCCATCAGGACGGAGGGCCTGACGGCGCTCTTCGCGCGACACGACCGGCTTGCGCGCGCGACCCGCGCCGGCGTCAGGGCGCTGGGGCTTGAACTGTTCGCCGACCCGCCCACCCCGGCGCTGACCGCGGTGGCCGCCCCGCAGGGTATCGAGGCCGGCGCTATCGTGAAGACGCTTCGGAACGTCCACGGCATCACCATTTCCGGGGGGCAGGCACAGCTTAAGGGGAAGATCTTCCGCCTTGCCCACCTGGGGTATGCCGACGAATCCGACGTCGTCCTCTGCCTGGCGGCGCTGGAACGGACCCTTTCCGATCTCGGCTATCCGGTCAAGTTGGGCGAGGGGGTGCGGGCAGCCCAAGAGGTGCTGGCTCAGGCCGGTTAA
- a CDS encoding phosphoglycerate dehydrogenase has product MRILVSDGLSPRGIEVLRQAEGFEVDERRKLSPEALQECIDNYDALIVRSATKVTAPILRAAHRLKAVGRAGVGVDNIDVEAATARGVLVMNAPSGNTLATAEHAFSLLLSLAKNIPQATASMKDGRWEKGAFLSVELGGKTLGIIGLGRIGSEVARRAKGFAMRVIVSDPFVSEETATALGVELVELPDLYQRSDFITIHTPITPETYHLIDREAIAQMKTGVRIVNCARGGIVDEDALHEAMKAGKVAGAAFDVFEQEPTTSSPLLTLNNFICTPHIGAASEEAQENVAVEIAQQIVEYLQKGLIRNAVNAPSIDPGLYKMLQPYLTLSEKLGRLASQLAEGGIRQIRIDYRGEIGGYDPAPLTASVVKGALDPFLGDEVNYVNALAIAKGRGIRLIESKVLEEADYTSLITVSIKGDRGTSEVAGTLFSRREPRVVRINEFRLEAIPEGYLLIFSNLDVPGVIGTIGTLLGKNRVNIAGMQLGREQPGGRAVSVVNVDNPVPAHVIDEIRRLPNIVFVKLVKA; this is encoded by the coding sequence ATGCGGATTCTTGTCAGTGATGGGCTCTCGCCGCGCGGCATTGAGGTGCTGCGCCAGGCTGAGGGGTTCGAGGTCGACGAACGGCGCAAGTTGAGCCCCGAGGCGCTGCAGGAGTGCATCGACAACTACGATGCCCTGATCGTCCGGAGCGCCACCAAGGTCACGGCGCCGATCCTGCGGGCCGCGCACCGGCTCAAGGCGGTCGGGAGGGCGGGCGTCGGGGTCGACAATATCGACGTCGAGGCGGCGACGGCTCGCGGCGTCCTGGTGATGAACGCCCCGAGCGGCAATACCCTGGCCACGGCTGAGCACGCCTTTTCCCTCCTGCTGTCCCTCGCCAAGAATATCCCGCAGGCCACCGCCTCGATGAAGGATGGCCGGTGGGAGAAGGGCGCGTTCCTCAGCGTCGAGTTGGGCGGTAAGACATTGGGGATCATCGGCCTGGGACGAATCGGCAGCGAGGTGGCCCGACGCGCCAAGGGGTTCGCCATGCGCGTCATCGTCTCGGATCCCTTTGTCTCTGAGGAGACCGCAACCGCGCTGGGGGTCGAGTTGGTGGAGCTTCCGGATCTGTATCAGCGATCCGATTTCATCACGATCCACACCCCTATCACCCCGGAGACCTACCATCTCATCGATCGCGAGGCTATCGCGCAGATGAAGACGGGGGTACGGATCGTCAACTGCGCGAGGGGCGGGATCGTCGACGAAGACGCCCTGCATGAGGCGATGAAGGCGGGCAAGGTAGCGGGAGCGGCCTTTGACGTCTTTGAACAGGAGCCGACCACCAGTAGCCCCTTACTGACGCTCAACAACTTCATCTGCACCCCGCACATCGGCGCGGCCAGCGAGGAGGCACAGGAGAACGTCGCCGTCGAGATCGCCCAGCAGATCGTCGAGTACCTCCAGAAGGGGTTGATCAGAAACGCGGTAAACGCGCCATCGATCGACCCCGGGCTGTACAAGATGCTTCAGCCGTATCTCACCCTCTCCGAGAAGCTGGGCCGCCTGGCCTCTCAGCTTGCCGAGGGGGGAATCCGGCAGATCCGGATCGATTACCGCGGAGAAATCGGGGGCTACGACCCGGCGCCGTTGACGGCGTCGGTGGTCAAGGGCGCGCTTGATCCGTTTCTGGGCGACGAGGTGAACTACGTCAACGCCTTGGCCATTGCGAAAGGGCGCGGCATCCGACTCATTGAAAGCAAGGTGCTCGAGGAGGCCGACTACACAAGCCTCATCACCGTCTCGATCAAGGGCGACCGCGGCACAAGCGAGGTGGCGGGGACGCTCTTCAGCCGTCGGGAGCCCAGGGTCGTTCGGATTAACGAATTCCGGCTGGAAGCGATCCCGGAAGGGTATCTGCTGATCTTTTCCAACCTGGATGTCCCTGGCGTGATCGGGACGATCGGCACCCTGCTCGGAAAGAACCGGGTCAACATCGCCGGCATGCAGTTGGGGCGTGAGCAGCCGGGCGGTCGGGCCGTATCGGTGGTGAATGTGGACAACCCGGTGCCCGCCCATGTCATCGATGAAATCCGACGGCTCCCTAATATCGTCTTTGTGAAGCTGGTGAAGGCCTGA
- the hisZ gene encoding ATP phosphoribosyltransferase regulatory subunit → MEYSSKTAIPKGVRVFPPEEVALRRWAERRILTVFERWGFQEVITPTFEYLEVFSGEPDREGGDKVVKFVDRQTGRLLALRYDPTPQVARLAATTLRHRPLPLRLSYVTTIFRDEAPQAGRQRECVQLGVELIGLERPEADAEMVAMAVEGCRALGLQRFQIDVGQIEYVRGLVDALGLTADRRRPLVSAIDRKDTVEIELLLRDLDADERSKRAVLELPMLYGGKEVLARARDLAPNRRSQEALGNLTQVYEVLEQYGLADQVIIDLGEARAFEYHTGVTFAAFAQGLGSEISRGGRYDDLIGGFGYPCPATGFAFDLDQVMEAITTENRPSPATGRRFLIIDFNPDKRQALRIARLLREQGYTAARDIITRDLEGSFEYAVASGIGRAIVLGLPDLPHDELLIKDIDSGTEQRVPVEQLCSRIERGDQQWLT, encoded by the coding sequence ATGGAATACTCTTCAAAGACCGCGATTCCGAAGGGCGTTCGAGTCTTCCCGCCGGAGGAGGTTGCGTTACGCCGTTGGGCTGAGCGCCGCATTCTGACGGTCTTTGAACGATGGGGATTCCAAGAGGTTATCACCCCGACGTTTGAATACCTGGAGGTCTTCTCGGGCGAGCCGGACCGGGAGGGCGGCGACAAGGTCGTCAAGTTTGTCGATCGGCAGACCGGTCGCCTGCTCGCGTTACGATACGACCCGACCCCTCAGGTGGCGCGTCTCGCGGCGACCACGCTTCGACACCGTCCCCTTCCGTTACGTCTCTCGTACGTGACCACGATCTTCCGCGATGAGGCCCCCCAGGCGGGTCGACAGCGCGAGTGTGTCCAGCTTGGCGTGGAACTGATCGGACTGGAGCGGCCGGAGGCCGATGCCGAGATGGTGGCGATGGCGGTGGAGGGCTGCCGCGCGCTCGGCCTGCAACGCTTTCAGATCGATGTCGGCCAGATCGAATATGTGCGCGGACTCGTCGATGCCCTGGGGCTGACAGCCGATCGACGCCGGCCGCTGGTTTCGGCCATCGACAGGAAGGACACCGTCGAGATCGAGCTGCTGCTGCGGGATCTGGACGCGGACGAGAGGTCGAAGCGGGCGGTATTGGAGCTGCCGATGCTCTATGGAGGTAAGGAGGTCCTGGCGCGCGCGCGGGACCTGGCGCCCAACCGGCGGTCGCAAGAGGCGCTCGGCAACCTGACCCAGGTCTATGAGGTGCTGGAGCAGTACGGCCTGGCGGATCAGGTGATCATCGATCTCGGCGAGGCGAGGGCGTTTGAGTATCACACCGGCGTGACCTTTGCGGCCTTTGCGCAGGGCTTGGGCTCCGAGATTTCACGCGGCGGCCGGTATGACGATCTGATCGGTGGGTTCGGCTACCCCTGCCCCGCCACCGGGTTTGCCTTCGATCTGGATCAGGTCATGGAGGCGATCACGACCGAGAACCGGCCTTCCCCTGCGACCGGCCGGAGATTCCTGATCATCGACTTCAATCCCGATAAGCGGCAGGCCCTGCGGATTGCCCGGCTGCTGCGGGAACAGGGCTACACGGCGGCACGAGACATCATCACGCGGGATCTGGAGGGCTCATTTGAGTATGCGGTAGCGTCCGGGATCGGGCGGGCGATCGTATTGGGCTTACCTGATCTGCCTCACGATGAGTTGCTCATCAAGGATATCGACTCGGGAACCGAGCAGCGGGTCCCGGTCGAACAGTTGTGCAGCCGGATCGAACGTGGAGATCAGCAATGGCTAACGTAA